DNA from Sulfurimonas gotlandica GD1:
ATCTCTTCTCTCTCACTTACCCTTGCTATTTCACACTCATCATTATTAGGTGCCATTATAGCTTCTGAAAATAGAAAGTCCAAAGTATTTGGAAGCTTTTTTCTTATCATATATGCTAGTTCAAGTCCACCTTTTGATACGGCTACAATTTTCCAAGACTCATCTTTAAGTCTTTGCATTGGTATTACGTCTCTTAATTTAGTTGCTGCATCTTCTCTATTTTTAAGTATGTGTTTGTACTTTTTTATCACATTAAAGTCCTTGCGTGGTCTCAGGTAATTTATATTCAAAAAGTGGTCCACTGTCTGAACTCATCATCGGTTTTAGGACTACTGTAAAATATATATACCTGTCATAAATAGATGTTGAACCAGTATCAGTCAAGACTGGTCTATTGTTTTCTAGATATTTAAGACCAAAATTCCAACATCTTTTTTGATACAAAAAACCTATTTCTGCACCTTTTTTCAGACTGCTCTCTACATCATAATTATATTTTACATTATATGAATAATGTTTGTTATAAGTATAACTAGCACTTGATGTGATATAGCTTGTATATGGTGTATAGGCTGTAGTTTTTTCTAAAAAAGTATCTTTATAAAGGTGTGAAAAAGAGACATTAAATCCATTGCCACTGAAAGTTAGTTGATTATAAAGTTTTGAGAGTTTATTCTGATCATAGTTATAAAACATGTTATTATAAAGTCTTATACCTTTTGATATTTGATAATCAAGTTCATTCTCAAGCTCGCCAAGGCTGTTTTGAGTATTTTGATATGAAATATTTTGAGCTAATCTATTATACAGTATTTGAGAACCAGCAGAATCATAAAGATATTGAGTAAAGTCCAGCTTTAATTCTTCTTCTACAGCTGTTATATTATAAAACTCACACTGGGGTGTACTTTTATTGTTAGCATCTGAACAAAAGGTTTCATAATCTGAGTAAAAACCAGTTTTTGTCTCAGCTCCTCCGATAGTATATGTAGACCCGAAGCCTACAACGTGCGTAAAGTCATCATAAGCACGACTCACTTGTGAAGAAGCAGATAAAACATGATAGTTTCTAGCAAAGTACCCATTTTCATAATCACCACTTTTAATTGTTTCTGTTCCGCTAAACTTTGAATGTTGAGCGTAAAGATAAGCTTTATATGAAACATTTAAATATTCATCAAAAATACTTGTCTGAAGTGTAATCGGAATATTTACATTTGTTTGTGTGACATGCTTGCCAACTTCTCTATAGATGTTATTGCTCTGCATATCGAGATTATAAATTAAATGGTCACCAAAAAGTGTATTCAAGTAACGGTGGTACTGAAATGTTGGAAGTTTTTGAAGTGTGGCTTCATTACTTAGCTTAGTTAAATCTTGGTAATATTTAAAATATGCACCAAAATAGTTACTATCAGTATTGTAAAAAAGATTTACTCTCGATAAAACCTGCTTTGAAGTTGCATTTTGAGTAGTATCGTTTGTTGATAGATTTATATAATCAACATCGTTCATACTATTTATATCCATGTAAAGGCCTGATTGACCTTTAAAATTTGTTCCAAGCCACTGATTAATCACATCACTATTATCATATAAAAAGTTATGTCCATAGTGCGTATCATTAGCTAGACTTTGAGAGTTGAAGTAACTGTCTTGTTCTTTAAAATATCCTGTTGTGAACTGTCCTTTAGATATTTTAGAATCAACAAACCTAAATGTAGTATATCCGCCATAACCACGATTTGTTCTCACTTGAGGTTTAAGCTCTAAGTCCCACCAGTTTTGTTCTGCAATGTAGATAGGTTGTTCAAAGTATACACCTTCTACAGCTGATGTACCAAATGCCGGGGTTAAAAGACCTGTTCTTCTTGTGGTATCTAAGGAGTATCCAAAGTAAGGAGTATAAAATACAGGTATATCATAGATGAATATTCTTGCATTATATATATTTAGCCATTTATCATCAGAGTTATATGTTGATGATGAAAAGTGTATTTTCCATAAAGGATCATTCGGGTTACATCCACTCATCATTCCAGACTGAATATCAAAGTCTTTGTTTAAAGCACATCCTTCATCTGCGCTTATCCAAACCTTTGATTCCTTTTCTAGCATAAAAAATGGTTTAAAAACACGCTCTTTTTTAGCAATATTTAGTTTTGCATAATCACCTAAGAGTTTATAATTTTGCCCTTGATTTGCACGAATATTTCCAAAAAGCTCTAACTCTCCAGTATTCTTGTCGTAAGTGGCATTTTGTGCACTCAGGAAGTAGTCTTTATAGACAACAGTAACTTCTCCTGAAGCTTTTACTATGCTGTCTTTTGAATCCATAGAAGTTGCGTATATTTCAACTTTATCTGCTGCATACAGCACTGATGTAAGGATTGCAAAAAGAGTAAGGAGTTTAAACATCTACTACTATAGTTCTTGCTGTTTTATCATGCCATGTCTGTCTCTCAGGGTTAAGCAAACCCCAT
Protein-coding regions in this window:
- a CDS encoding LPS-assembly protein LptD codes for the protein MFKLLTLFAILTSVLYAADKVEIYATSMDSKDSIVKASGEVTVVYKDYFLSAQNATYDKNTGELELFGNIRANQGQNYKLLGDYAKLNIAKKERVFKPFFMLEKESKVWISADEGCALNKDFDIQSGMMSGCNPNDPLWKIHFSSSTYNSDDKWLNIYNARIFIYDIPVFYTPYFGYSLDTTRRTGLLTPAFGTSAVEGVYFEQPIYIAEQNWWDLELKPQVRTNRGYGGYTTFRFVDSKISKGQFTTGYFKEQDSYFNSQSLANDTHYGHNFLYDNSDVINQWLGTNFKGQSGLYMDINSMNDVDYINLSTNDTTQNATSKQVLSRVNLFYNTDSNYFGAYFKYYQDLTKLSNEATLQKLPTFQYHRYLNTLFGDHLIYNLDMQSNNIYREVGKHVTQTNVNIPITLQTSIFDEYLNVSYKAYLYAQHSKFSGTETIKSGDYENGYFARNYHVLSASSQVSRAYDDFTHVVGFGSTYTIGGAETKTGFYSDYETFCSDANNKSTPQCEFYNITAVEEELKLDFTQYLYDSAGSQILYNRLAQNISYQNTQNSLGELENELDYQISKGIRLYNNMFYNYDQNKLSKLYNQLTFSGNGFNVSFSHLYKDTFLEKTTAYTPYTSYITSSASYTYNKHYSYNVKYNYDVESSLKKGAEIGFLYQKRCWNFGLKYLENNRPVLTDTGSTSIYDRYIYFTVVLKPMMSSDSGPLFEYKLPETTQGL